Proteins encoded by one window of Enterobacter pseudoroggenkampii:
- the cheY gene encoding chemotaxis response regulator CheY, with protein MADKELKFLVVDDFSTMRRIVRNLLKELGFNNVEEAEDGVDALNKLQAGGFGFVISDWNMPNMDGLELLKTIRADAGMASMPVLMVTAEAKKENIIAAAQAGASGYVVKPFTAATLEEKLGKIFEKLGM; from the coding sequence ATGGCGGATAAAGAGCTTAAGTTTTTGGTTGTGGATGACTTTTCCACCATGCGTCGCATCGTGCGCAACCTGCTGAAAGAGCTGGGCTTCAACAACGTTGAAGAAGCAGAAGACGGCGTTGATGCGCTGAACAAGCTGCAGGCTGGCGGGTTTGGTTTTGTTATCTCCGACTGGAACATGCCTAACATGGACGGTCTGGAACTGCTGAAAACCATTCGTGCCGATGCGGGAATGGCGTCTATGCCGGTTCTGATGGTCACTGCAGAAGCGAAAAAAGAGAACATCATTGCCGCTGCACAGGCGGGCGCAAGCGGCTATGTGGTGAAGCCATTCACCGCGGCAACCCTGGAAGAGAAGCTCGGTAAGATCTTCGAGAAACTCGGCATGTGA
- the cheZ gene encoding protein phosphatase CheZ, which produces MLQPAMKPVEEHSPSDIIVRIGSLTRMLRDSLRELGLDQAIAEAAEAIPDARDRLDYVVQMTAQAAERALNSVEASQPHQDAMEKGAKALSKRWDEWFENPIELADARELVTDTRQYLGDVPGHTSFTNAQLLDIMMAQDFQDLTGQVIKRMMDVIQEIERQLLMVLLENIPEPAARPKRENESLLNGPQLDASKAGVVASQDQVDDLLDSLGF; this is translated from the coding sequence ATGTTGCAACCTGCTATGAAACCCGTTGAAGAACACTCGCCGAGCGATATCATCGTCCGCATCGGGAGCCTGACGCGCATGCTGCGTGACAGCCTGCGCGAGCTGGGTCTGGATCAGGCGATTGCCGAAGCCGCGGAAGCCATTCCTGATGCCCGCGATCGTCTGGACTATGTTGTGCAGATGACCGCTCAGGCCGCGGAACGTGCGCTGAACAGCGTTGAAGCGTCACAGCCGCACCAGGATGCGATGGAAAAGGGGGCGAAAGCGCTGAGCAAACGCTGGGACGAGTGGTTTGAGAACCCTATCGAGCTGGCGGATGCCCGTGAGCTGGTGACGGATACCCGTCAGTACCTGGGTGATGTGCCGGGTCACACCAGCTTCACCAACGCCCAGCTGCTGGACATCATGATGGCGCAGGATTTCCAGGACCTGACCGGTCAGGTGATCAAGCGCATGATGGATGTTATCCAGGAGATTGAACGTCAGCTGCTGATGGTTCTGCTGGAGAACATTCCGGAGCCGGCAGCCCGTCCAAAACGCGAGAATGAAAGCCTGCTCAATGGTCCTCAGCTCGACGCCAGCAAAGCGGGCGTTGTGGCAAGCCAGGATCAGGTCGACGACCTGCTGGACAGCCTCGGTTTCTGA
- the flhB gene encoding flagellar biosynthesis protein FlhB yields MAEENDDKTEAPTPHRLEKAREEGQIPRSRELTSLLILIVGVCIIWWGGESLARKLAGMLSTGLRFDHSMVNDPNLILSQIIQLIKGAMVALLPLITGVVLVALVSPVMLGGLVFSAKSLQPKFSKLNPLPGIAKMFSAQTGAELLKAVLKSVLMGSSAGFYLWYHWPEMMRLISESPLTAMSNALNLVGLCALLVVLSIIPMVGFDVIFQLYTHFKKLRMSRQDIRDEYKQMEGDPHVKGRIRQMQRAAARRRMMEDVPKADVIVTNPTHYSVALRYDENKMSAPKVVAKGAGLIALRIREIGTEHRVPILEAPPLARALYRHADIGQQIPGQLYAAVAEVLAWVWQLKRWRLAGGQRPVKPENLPVPAALDFMNEKDTDG; encoded by the coding sequence GTGGCAGAAGAGAACGACGACAAAACGGAAGCCCCCACACCCCACCGACTAGAAAAGGCGCGTGAGGAAGGGCAGATCCCCCGATCCCGAGAATTGACCTCCCTGCTGATCCTTATCGTAGGGGTGTGCATTATCTGGTGGGGCGGGGAGTCGCTCGCCCGCAAACTGGCGGGAATGTTGTCCACCGGCTTACGTTTTGACCACAGCATGGTCAACGATCCGAATCTGATCCTCAGCCAGATAATTCAGCTTATTAAAGGGGCCATGGTTGCGCTGCTGCCCCTGATTACCGGGGTTGTGCTGGTCGCGCTGGTCTCGCCAGTGATGCTCGGCGGTCTGGTTTTTAGCGCCAAATCGCTGCAGCCGAAATTTTCCAAACTGAACCCGCTGCCGGGCATTGCGAAAATGTTCTCTGCGCAGACCGGGGCTGAGCTGCTCAAAGCCGTTCTCAAATCGGTGCTGATGGGCAGCTCCGCGGGGTTTTACCTCTGGTACCACTGGCCGGAAATGATGCGACTTATCAGCGAATCACCGCTCACCGCGATGAGCAACGCGCTGAATCTGGTCGGGCTCTGCGCGCTTCTGGTGGTGCTCAGCATTATCCCGATGGTGGGTTTTGACGTGATCTTCCAGCTTTATACCCACTTCAAAAAACTGCGCATGTCGCGGCAGGATATTCGTGACGAATATAAGCAGATGGAAGGTGACCCGCACGTGAAAGGGCGTATCCGCCAGATGCAGCGTGCCGCCGCCCGTCGCCGCATGATGGAAGATGTGCCGAAGGCCGACGTCATTGTTACTAACCCGACGCACTATTCTGTTGCGCTGCGCTATGACGAAAACAAAATGAGCGCGCCGAAAGTGGTGGCGAAAGGGGCGGGGCTGATCGCTCTGCGTATCCGGGAAATTGGCACCGAACACCGCGTGCCGATCCTGGAAGCCCCTCCGCTGGCGCGTGCCCTGTACCGCCATGCGGATATTGGACAACAGATCCCGGGACAGCTCTACGCCGCCGTGGCGGAAGTGCTGGCCTGGGTATGGCAGTTGAAGCGCTGGCGTCTGGCCGGCGGTCAACGGCCTGTGAAACCTGAGAACCTTCCGGTGCCTGCCGCGCTGGATTTTATGAACGAGAAGGACACTGATGGCTAA
- the flhA gene encoding flagellar biosynthesis protein FlhA, whose product MANLVAMLRLPGNLKSTQWQILAGPILILLILSMMVLPLPAFILDLLFTFNIALSIMVLLVAMFTQRTLEFAAFPTILLFTTLLRLALNVASTRIILMEGHTGAAAAGKVVEAFGHFLVGGNFAIGIVVFVILVIINFMVITKGAGRIAEVGARFVLDGMPGKQMAIDADLNAGLIAEDEAKKRRAEVTQEADFYGSMDGASKFVRGDAIAGILIMVINVVGGLLVGVLQHGMDMGHAAESYTLLTIGDGLVAQIPALVISTAAGVIVTRVSTDQDVGEQMVGQLFSNPRVMLLAAAVLGLLGLVPGMPNLVFLLFTAGLLGLAWWMRGRETKPAAEPVPVKMPENTQAVEATWNDVQLEDSLGMEVGYRLIPMVDFQQDGELLGRIRSIRKKFAQDMGFLPPVVHIRDNMDLPPARYRILMKGVEIGSGDAYPGRWLAINPGTAAGTLPGEQTIDPAFGLAAIWIESALKEQAQIQGYTVVEASTVVATHLNHLIGQFSAELFGRQEAQQLLDRVTQEMPKLTEDLVPGVVTLTTLHKVLQNLLEEKVPIRDMRTILETLAEHAPIQSDPHELTAVVRVALGRAITQQWFPGTGEVQVIGLDTPLERLLLQALQGGGGLEPGLADRLLAQTQEALARQEMLGAPPVLLVNHALRPLLSRFLRRSLNQLVVLSNLELSDNRHIRMTATIGGK is encoded by the coding sequence ATGGCTAATCTGGTGGCAATGTTGCGCCTGCCCGGCAACCTGAAATCGACCCAATGGCAGATCCTGGCCGGGCCGATTCTGATCCTGCTAATTCTGTCGATGATGGTACTGCCGCTCCCGGCGTTCATCCTCGACCTGCTTTTCACTTTCAATATTGCGCTGTCCATTATGGTGCTGCTGGTGGCGATGTTCACCCAGCGTACCCTGGAATTCGCCGCGTTCCCGACCATTCTGCTGTTTACCACCCTGCTGCGACTGGCGCTGAACGTGGCGTCCACGCGTATCATCCTGATGGAAGGTCACACCGGGGCGGCAGCGGCGGGTAAAGTGGTGGAAGCGTTCGGCCACTTCCTGGTGGGCGGTAATTTCGCTATCGGTATCGTGGTGTTCGTTATCCTCGTTATCATCAACTTTATGGTTATCACCAAAGGTGCAGGGCGTATCGCGGAAGTGGGCGCGCGTTTTGTGCTGGACGGGATGCCGGGTAAGCAGATGGCGATCGACGCCGACCTGAATGCCGGTCTTATCGCCGAAGATGAAGCCAAAAAACGCCGTGCGGAAGTGACGCAGGAAGCGGACTTCTACGGCTCCATGGACGGTGCGAGTAAGTTTGTGCGCGGTGACGCCATCGCAGGCATTCTGATCATGGTGATTAACGTGGTCGGCGGCCTGCTGGTAGGGGTACTGCAGCACGGGATGGACATGGGCCACGCGGCGGAAAGCTATACGCTGCTGACCATTGGTGACGGTCTGGTCGCGCAGATCCCGGCGCTGGTGATTTCCACGGCGGCGGGTGTCATCGTGACCCGCGTGAGCACCGATCAGGACGTTGGCGAGCAGATGGTGGGCCAGCTGTTCAGTAACCCGCGCGTCATGCTGCTTGCCGCGGCGGTTCTCGGGTTGCTCGGTCTGGTGCCGGGGATGCCAAACCTCGTCTTCCTGCTGTTTACGGCAGGTCTGCTGGGGCTAGCCTGGTGGATGCGCGGCCGTGAAACCAAACCGGCTGCGGAACCTGTTCCGGTCAAAATGCCGGAGAATACCCAGGCCGTCGAAGCGACCTGGAACGACGTTCAGCTGGAAGATTCCCTGGGAATGGAAGTGGGCTATCGCCTGATCCCGATGGTCGATTTCCAGCAGGACGGCGAGCTGCTTGGCCGTATCCGCAGCATCCGTAAAAAATTCGCGCAGGATATGGGCTTCCTGCCGCCGGTGGTACACATCCGCGACAATATGGACCTGCCGCCCGCGCGCTATCGCATTCTGATGAAAGGCGTTGAAATTGGCAGCGGTGATGCCTATCCAGGCCGCTGGCTGGCGATTAACCCCGGCACCGCCGCAGGCACGCTGCCGGGCGAGCAAACCATCGACCCGGCCTTTGGTCTGGCCGCTATCTGGATTGAAAGTGCCCTGAAAGAGCAGGCGCAGATCCAGGGGTATACGGTTGTTGAAGCCAGTACCGTGGTGGCGACCCATCTTAATCACCTGATTGGACAATTCTCAGCGGAACTGTTTGGCCGTCAGGAAGCGCAGCAGCTGCTGGACCGCGTCACGCAGGAGATGCCGAAGCTGACGGAAGATCTGGTTCCGGGCGTGGTGACGCTGACGACGCTGCACAAGGTGCTGCAAAACTTGCTCGAAGAAAAGGTACCGATCCGCGATATGCGCACCATTCTGGAAACGCTGGCAGAGCATGCGCCAATCCAGAGCGATCCGCACGAGCTGACGGCGGTGGTGCGCGTGGCGCTGGGGCGTGCGATCACCCAGCAGTGGTTCCCGGGAACCGGAGAAGTGCAGGTTATTGGCCTCGATACGCCGCTTGAACGCCTGCTGCTTCAGGCCCTGCAGGGCGGGGGTGGCCTGGAGCCGGGCCTGGCGGACCGTCTGCTGGCGCAAACCCAGGAGGCGCTGGCGCGTCAGGAGATGCTGGGCGCGCCGCCGGTGCTGCTGGTGAACCATGCGCTGCGTCCGCTGCTGTCGCGCTTCCTGCGTCGCAGCCTGAATCAGCTGGTCGTACTCTCGAATCTGGAGCTGTCGGACAACCGTCATATCCGCATGACCGCGACGATTGGAGGAAAATAA
- the flhE gene encoding flagellar protein FlhE encodes MRKWLWILLFPLMAQAGGEGTWQASSMGVTLSNRGVAMSSNPLSPSEGVSGQMGLVVWNYRLIGPTPAGLRVRLCSQTRCTEIDGENGTTQAFNGVPAIEPLRFIWEVPGGGRLIPALKVQSNSVIVNYR; translated from the coding sequence ATGCGTAAATGGCTTTGGATTTTGCTCTTCCCGCTGATGGCACAGGCTGGCGGGGAGGGGACCTGGCAGGCAAGCAGCATGGGGGTGACCCTCAGCAACCGGGGCGTCGCCATGTCCTCTAATCCGCTTTCGCCTTCTGAAGGCGTTTCCGGTCAGATGGGCCTTGTGGTCTGGAACTACCGGCTGATTGGCCCTACGCCAGCCGGACTGCGGGTGCGTCTTTGTTCTCAGACGCGCTGCACGGAAATCGACGGCGAAAATGGTACGACGCAGGCGTTCAACGGCGTACCGGCCATTGAGCCTTTGCGTTTCATCTGGGAAGTGCCGGGCGGGGGACGTTTGATCCCGGCGCTGAAGGTGCAGAGTAATTCTGTCATCGTGAACTACCGTTGA